The Palleronia sp. THAF1 genome window below encodes:
- the gghA gene encoding glucosylglycerol hydrolase yields MSLKTRVTADIDVAEGLAAQCRKAMHTSETMFDAHEAVARRLGGHVDGDVATFGFWTPELQDARIPDSDVFLEVLSPAGSLDLTRAHQSVTFERIYLPVARFEAHTFAAARGMRAGNRLEGGDFYALVWRDQNDEWHRILDPLAMSLPFGALAPAELYDIEKLQAERKDKEYWKALSGETPHKFGPPTNILQIHIPTATAGGTLASLTRQFERLSERLRGDLPKDPSDEIYLGYDAVQLLPVEPTTVYETGPGFWNEAPVDSDASEVEIELTRPDTTNWGYDVVIAGMATVNPVLLETGRPDELADFAAALHNFPNKPKMLIFDVVFGHSDNQGLNALNSHFFAGPNMYGQNMDYKNPAVRSILLEMQRRKVNFGADGVRVDGAQDFKWWDPEAHELRHDDEFLNQMSDIEENVAGTTYRPWFVFEDGRPWPQEDWELSSTYRAVIEQHRDPDVFQWGPLTFAHNTPFIYGYWLSKWWRIKEMLDRGSNWISGTANHDTLRRGTQVNPKLNINTRLGETRMEILEKAYDNPAVSMLTYAALPGVPMDFLNATARANWGFIRNQDDQYGVKVVAEEAISLKWQVDEYRYSVPGNFRRLKELGYETRDELRRFFEFLPALVEVTDYDLDHIAKLLNGVEPPLSGPEHFTVADLKEIARAWMDDMHEYCNVSNSHSALNPVQTKFMLALRNFRRANPWLRDNLGPEDRFDYMQPVDGRTVFTSYRKGPDIEVFAITHMEGGATSDFDPLRLPIDGLKGAGWRCVLRTPGIGDDYISGPIVLRDSMGLVFERTV; encoded by the coding sequence ATGAGCTTGAAGACCCGCGTAACGGCCGACATCGATGTGGCCGAGGGCCTTGCCGCGCAATGTCGCAAGGCGATGCACACCTCCGAGACGATGTTCGACGCGCACGAGGCGGTGGCTCGGCGGCTGGGCGGTCACGTGGACGGTGACGTGGCGACTTTCGGCTTCTGGACGCCTGAATTGCAGGACGCACGCATCCCGGATTCGGATGTCTTCCTTGAAGTGCTGTCCCCTGCCGGTTCGCTGGATCTGACACGGGCCCATCAATCGGTGACGTTCGAGCGTATTTACCTGCCCGTCGCCCGGTTCGAGGCACATACTTTCGCCGCCGCGCGCGGCATGCGTGCGGGCAACCGTCTGGAAGGCGGGGACTTTTATGCGCTGGTCTGGCGCGATCAGAACGACGAATGGCACCGGATCCTTGACCCTCTGGCGATGTCTCTGCCGTTCGGCGCACTGGCCCCAGCCGAGCTTTACGACATCGAGAAATTGCAGGCCGAGCGGAAGGACAAGGAATATTGGAAGGCGCTCTCGGGTGAAACTCCGCACAAGTTCGGCCCGCCGACGAACATCTTGCAAATCCATATTCCCACGGCGACCGCGGGCGGCACGCTCGCCAGCCTGACCCGCCAGTTCGAACGCCTGTCCGAACGTCTGCGCGGCGATCTGCCCAAGGATCCTTCGGATGAAATCTACCTTGGCTACGACGCGGTGCAATTGCTGCCCGTTGAGCCCACGACCGTCTATGAGACCGGCCCCGGCTTTTGGAACGAAGCCCCGGTCGATTCCGACGCCTCAGAGGTCGAGATCGAACTGACCAGACCCGACACGACGAATTGGGGCTACGACGTGGTGATCGCTGGCATGGCCACGGTGAACCCCGTTCTGCTGGAAACGGGCCGCCCGGATGAGCTGGCCGACTTCGCCGCCGCCCTGCACAACTTCCCGAACAAGCCCAAGATGCTGATCTTCGACGTCGTGTTCGGGCATTCGGACAATCAGGGGCTGAACGCGCTGAACAGTCACTTCTTTGCCGGGCCGAACATGTACGGCCAGAACATGGATTACAAAAACCCGGCGGTGCGCTCGATCCTGCTGGAGATGCAGCGCCGCAAGGTGAATTTCGGTGCCGATGGCGTCCGCGTGGATGGCGCACAAGACTTCAAGTGGTGGGACCCGGAGGCGCATGAGTTGCGTCACGACGACGAGTTCCTGAACCAGATGTCCGACATCGAAGAGAACGTCGCGGGCACCACTTATCGGCCGTGGTTCGTGTTCGAGGATGGCCGCCCTTGGCCGCAGGAAGACTGGGAGCTGTCGTCCACCTACCGCGCCGTGATCGAGCAGCACCGCGACCCGGACGTGTTCCAGTGGGGGCCGCTGACTTTCGCGCATAATACTCCATTCATCTACGGCTACTGGCTGTCGAAGTGGTGGCGCATCAAGGAGATGCTCGATCGTGGGTCGAACTGGATTTCGGGCACCGCGAACCACGACACGTTGCGGCGCGGCACGCAGGTGAACCCCAAGCTGAACATCAACACTCGCTTGGGTGAAACGCGGATGGAGATCTTGGAAAAGGCCTACGACAACCCGGCGGTCTCGATGCTGACCTATGCCGCGTTGCCGGGCGTGCCGATGGACTTCCTTAACGCCACCGCTCGGGCGAACTGGGGCTTTATCCGCAACCAGGACGATCAATATGGCGTCAAGGTCGTCGCGGAAGAGGCGATCAGCCTGAAGTGGCAGGTGGACGAATACCGCTATTCCGTTCCGGGCAATTTCCGCCGCTTGAAAGAGCTGGGCTACGAAACGCGCGACGAACTGCGTCGCTTCTTCGAATTCCTGCCCGCGCTGGTCGAGGTGACGGATTACGATCTGGACCACATCGCCAAGCTGTTGAACGGGGTCGAGCCGCCACTGTCAGGCCCGGAGCATTTCACCGTCGCCGACCTGAAGGAAATCGCGCGGGCGTGGATGGATGACATGCACGAATACTGCAATGTCAGCAATTCGCACTCTGCTCTTAACCCGGTGCAAACGAAGTTCATGCTAGCGTTGCGAAACTTTCGCAGGGCGAATCCATGGCTTCGTGATAATCTTGGGCCAGAGGATCGGTTCGACTACATGCAACCCGTGGATGGGCGGACCGTCTTCACCAGCTATCGCAAAGGACCGGACATAGAGGTGTTTGCAATCACGCATATGGAAGGTGGGGCCACGTCGGATTTCGATCCGCTGCGCTTGCCCATCGACGGTCTGAAAGGCGCGGGGTGGCGCTGTGTTCTGCGGACGCCGGGGATCGGTGACGACTATATTTCCGGCCCGATCGTGCTGCGCGATTCTATGGGTCTGGTCTTTGAAAGGACCG
- a CDS encoding alpha-D-glucose phosphate-specific phosphoglucomutase: MERLTIETTPIDGQKPGTSGLRKKTKVFMQTHYLENFVQAIFDGIGGADGKTLVLGGDGRYFGDRAAQVILRMAAANGAARVIVGQGALMSTPAASNLIRKRGTDGGIILSASHNPGGPDEDFGVKFNGPNGGPASEEVTGRIFEATTKLSAYRILEAQDADLSNIGEQTLGDMIVEVVDPVADYAALMEELFDFDAIRALIDGGFRLCFDAMHAVTGPYAKAILEGKLGASEGSVINAVPKPDFGGGHPDPNPVWAKELVDIMGGVNAPDFGAASDGDGDRNMIMGPGMYVAPSDSLAVLAANADLAPAYVKGLAGVARSMPTSQAVDVVADAKGLDCYETPTGWKFFGNLLDDGRITLCGEESAGTGSDHVREKDGLWAVLLWLNILAVKKQGVVELMQAHWADYGRNFYSRHDFEGIETEKAEALMGDLRARLDDLPGKTVAGRSIEAADEFDYHDPVDGSIAKRQGLRVYLDNGGRIVLRLSGTGTSGATLRVYLEDRSEDPATFDRDVQDALGEVIEAAHQIARIEHHTGRTEPDVRA, translated from the coding sequence ATGGAACGCCTGACGATCGAGACGACGCCGATAGACGGACAGAAGCCGGGCACCAGCGGTCTGCGCAAGAAGACAAAGGTCTTCATGCAGACGCACTATCTGGAGAACTTCGTGCAGGCGATCTTCGACGGGATCGGTGGCGCGGACGGCAAGACCTTGGTTCTGGGCGGCGACGGGCGTTACTTCGGCGACCGCGCGGCGCAGGTAATCCTGCGAATGGCAGCGGCGAACGGGGCGGCGCGGGTGATCGTGGGGCAGGGGGCGCTGATGTCGACGCCTGCAGCGTCCAACCTGATCCGCAAGCGCGGCACCGATGGCGGCATCATCCTGTCGGCCAGCCACAACCCCGGCGGGCCGGACGAGGACTTCGGTGTGAAGTTCAACGGCCCAAACGGTGGACCTGCATCCGAAGAAGTGACCGGGCGCATATTCGAGGCGACGACGAAGCTGTCGGCCTACCGAATATTAGAGGCTCAGGACGCCGATCTTTCCAATATCGGAGAGCAAACCTTGGGCGACATGATCGTCGAAGTCGTCGACCCGGTAGCCGATTACGCCGCGCTGATGGAAGAGTTGTTCGACTTCGACGCGATCCGCGCGCTGATTGATGGCGGCTTTCGGCTGTGCTTCGACGCGATGCACGCGGTCACGGGGCCTTACGCGAAAGCGATCCTAGAAGGAAAGCTCGGCGCATCCGAAGGGTCTGTCATCAACGCTGTGCCAAAGCCTGACTTCGGGGGCGGCCACCCCGACCCGAACCCCGTTTGGGCCAAGGAGCTGGTGGATATCATGGGCGGCGTCAATGCGCCCGATTTCGGCGCGGCCAGCGACGGTGACGGCGATCGTAACATGATCATGGGGCCGGGGATGTATGTCGCGCCTTCGGACTCCCTGGCGGTTCTGGCGGCGAACGCTGACTTGGCGCCCGCCTACGTCAAAGGGCTGGCGGGGGTGGCGCGGTCGATGCCGACATCGCAAGCCGTGGATGTGGTTGCCGATGCCAAGGGTTTGGATTGCTACGAGACTCCGACGGGCTGGAAGTTCTTCGGCAACTTGCTGGATGACGGGCGGATCACTCTATGCGGAGAGGAATCCGCCGGGACCGGCAGCGACCATGTTCGCGAGAAGGACGGTCTTTGGGCCGTGCTGCTCTGGCTGAATATCTTGGCGGTGAAGAAGCAGGGCGTGGTCGAGTTGATGCAGGCGCATTGGGCCGACTACGGGCGCAACTTCTATTCTCGCCATGACTTCGAAGGCATCGAGACCGAGAAGGCCGAGGCGCTGATGGGTGATCTGCGCGCCCGGCTGGATGATTTGCCGGGCAAGACCGTCGCAGGTCGCAGCATCGAGGCGGCGGATGAGTTCGACTACCACGATCCGGTTGACGGCTCTATTGCCAAGCGGCAGGGCTTGCGCGTCTATCTGGACAATGGCGGTCGTATTGTGCTGCGCCTGTCCGGCACGGGCACCAGCGGCGCGACGCTGCGGGTCTATCTGGAAGACCGATCCGAGGACCCCGCCACGTTCGACCGCGATGTGCAGGACGCATTGGGCGAAGTGATCGAAGCCGCGCACCAGATCGCGCGCATAGAACACCACACGGGCCGTACTGAACCTGACGTGCGAGCCTGA
- a CDS encoding 4-alpha-glucanotransferase: protein MSGARDRLAEWVGILPVYKDATGTEHQTSDATRDALLAGFGVVSDAEVEDRLTALDRARTVETWQVVEADAALRLPALEGQDWQLVLEDGTERTGRGADVDALPVGIHTITVGEDRGWLLCAPATLPEPPRAWGITLPLYGLSRDGRIGTYADLAEAAASLGRAGADFIGINPVHAGFLQDAQAFSPYAPSHRGWLSALHVFADETPLPADDLLDYELATASRLAALRADFAPDAGFDAWRAKMGDDLERFALHQALSSRYGSYWPEWPETLRDPDSDAVRAFAEEQADEVTFHAWLQWRAEAQIAKAQEAALEAGMRFGLYLDLAVGTHPQGAETWGQPELFAAGVSLGAPPDAFSADGQSWGLAPLRPDTLAVEGFRPLALILRRALAHAKLLRIDHVLGFERAFWNPEGDVPGAYVTMPRAALMAVARIEAARAGATIVGEDLGNIPDGLREAMEDSGLLGCRVTQFERDWDAKDQPFLAAGRYARAALTSWGSHDLPTWEGWKQGRDVDWRLKVGDIDADAHAKAMGERADAVKALTAVLGGATVEHLHTFLAATPSRLVVAQIEDLLGRVEQANLPGTIHQHPNWRRRIGVAPDALGDLDAVAATATIMDDADR, encoded by the coding sequence ATGAGCGGGGCGCGGGACCGTCTGGCAGAATGGGTGGGCATCCTGCCTGTCTACAAGGACGCGACCGGGACCGAGCATCAGACCAGTGACGCGACCCGCGATGCGCTGCTAGCGGGGTTCGGCGTAGTGTCGGACGCGGAGGTCGAGGATCGGCTGACCGCGCTGGATCGCGCCCGGACTGTGGAGACTTGGCAGGTGGTCGAGGCGGACGCGGCTTTGCGGTTGCCCGCGTTGGAGGGGCAGGACTGGCAGTTGGTTCTGGAAGACGGGACCGAACGCACGGGGCGGGGCGCGGACGTTGATGCGCTTCCGGTGGGCATCCACACGATCACCGTAGGCGAAGACCGAGGGTGGCTCTTGTGCGCACCCGCGACACTGCCGGAACCGCCGCGCGCATGGGGCATCACCTTGCCACTCTACGGCCTGTCGCGCGACGGACGCATCGGGACATACGCCGATCTGGCCGAGGCGGCCGCATCGCTGGGCCGCGCGGGAGCCGATTTCATCGGTATAAATCCGGTTCACGCTGGCTTCCTACAGGATGCGCAGGCGTTCTCTCCCTACGCGCCATCGCACCGGGGATGGCTGTCGGCACTGCATGTCTTCGCGGATGAGACACCGCTACCCGCCGATGACTTGCTGGACTACGAACTTGCGACCGCCAGCCGCCTTGCCGCCCTGCGCGCGGATTTCGCGCCGGATGCCGGGTTCGATGCGTGGCGCGCTAAGATGGGCGACGATCTGGAGCGGTTCGCTCTGCATCAGGCGCTGTCCAGCCGCTACGGGTCCTACTGGCCCGAGTGGCCCGAGACACTGCGCGATCCCGATAGCGATGCGGTGCGCGCCTTTGCCGAAGAGCAGGCTGACGAGGTCACGTTCCACGCTTGGCTTCAATGGCGGGCCGAAGCGCAGATCGCCAAGGCGCAGGAGGCTGCGCTGGAGGCTGGGATGCGCTTCGGGCTGTATCTCGATCTTGCGGTCGGTACCCACCCGCAGGGGGCCGAGACGTGGGGGCAGCCGGAGCTGTTCGCGGCTGGCGTGTCGCTGGGCGCGCCACCCGATGCCTTCTCTGCCGATGGGCAAAGCTGGGGGTTGGCGCCCCTACGCCCCGACACGCTGGCGGTGGAAGGATTCCGCCCACTCGCGTTGATCCTCCGCCGTGCTCTGGCCCACGCGAAACTGCTGCGGATCGACCATGTTCTGGGGTTCGAGCGGGCGTTCTGGAACCCTGAAGGCGATGTTCCTGGTGCCTACGTGACGATGCCGCGCGCGGCGCTGATGGCGGTCGCCCGGATCGAAGCCGCGCGGGCGGGCGCGACCATCGTAGGTGAAGACTTGGGCAATATCCCCGATGGCCTCCGCGAGGCGATGGAAGACAGCGGTCTTCTGGGATGCCGTGTCACCCAGTTCGAACGCGACTGGGACGCGAAGGATCAGCCTTTCCTGGCCGCCGGTCGCTACGCACGCGCGGCACTCACATCATGGGGCAGCCACGATCTGCCCACGTGGGAGGGCTGGAAGCAGGGGCGTGATGTCGACTGGCGGCTGAAGGTCGGGGATATCGACGCAGATGCCCATGCAAAGGCGATGGGCGAACGCGCTGATGCGGTGAAAGCCCTGACGGCGGTGCTGGGTGGCGCAACCGTCGAACACCTGCACACTTTCCTTGCGGCCACCCCCTCGCGCCTTGTGGTCGCACAGATTGAGGACTTGTTGGGTCGTGTCGAACAGGCGAATTTGCCGGGGACAATCCACCAGCATCCCAATTGGCGGCGTCGGATCGGTGTGGCCCCCGATGCGCTGGGCGACCTTGACGCTGTAGCCGCGACAGCCACTATCATGGACGACGCTGACAGATAG
- the glgX gene encoding glycogen debranching protein GlgX: protein MKRFQMTAGRAAPVGATFDGDGVNFAVFSQNASRMELCLFDENGTETRIDLPERNGDVWHGYISGLTPGTKYGYRAHGAYAPEEGHRFNPAKLLMDPYAKQLTGHPAWHDALMGYTVGKSDLVIDPRDSAPYMPRSVVVDPSFSWGRDLPPQVPVRQSVIYEAHVKGLTAMRRDVRDPGTFMAMASDPMLDYLTDLGITAIELLPAQAFLTDRFLHEKKLTNYWGYQTLGFFAPEPRYMARQEIAEFQQMVARFHGAGIEVIMDVVYNHTCEGNELGPTLSFRGLDNASYYRLEDNPRHYVNDTGCGNTLNVDHPMVLRMIMDSLRYWVEVMHVDGFRFDLCSTLGRAGTGGFDQGAAFFDAVRQDPVLTGVKLIAEPWDIGPGGYQLGGFPPPFLEWNDKFRDRVRMFWRGDEGSVPGLADRLTGSALQFDHSGRPATASVNLLTAHDGFTLQDTVSYNEKHNDANGEDGRDGHGENYSDNLGVEGPTKDAEIKTARARRKRNMMATLMLSQGTPMLLAGDEIGNSQGGNNNAYAQDNETSWIDWSKADEDFHAFTRDMIAFRREHPLLRQKLFLHSRERSVDGREDLFWWQSNGKPMTQAAWDDASQDAIAMELRMASGTPEYAETEQAIFAVFNRGDARDWKLPPPPKGMSWDWRIDTADPDRVGELVFDAVTIPADSVAVFVLWGSE, encoded by the coding sequence ATGAAACGCTTTCAGATGACCGCCGGTCGCGCCGCTCCGGTGGGCGCGACCTTCGATGGCGACGGTGTGAACTTCGCCGTTTTTAGCCAGAATGCCAGCCGCATGGAATTGTGTCTGTTCGATGAGAACGGCACAGAGACGCGTATCGACCTGCCCGAGCGTAACGGCGATGTGTGGCACGGCTATATCTCTGGCCTGACGCCGGGCACGAAGTACGGCTACCGCGCGCATGGGGCCTATGCGCCAGAGGAAGGCCATCGCTTCAATCCCGCCAAGCTGCTGATGGACCCATACGCCAAGCAACTGACGGGGCATCCCGCGTGGCACGATGCGTTGATGGGCTACACGGTGGGAAAGTCCGACCTTGTGATCGACCCGCGTGACTCTGCGCCATACATGCCGCGCTCCGTTGTCGTCGATCCGTCGTTTTCCTGGGGACGCGACCTGCCGCCCCAAGTGCCGGTGCGCCAGTCGGTGATATACGAGGCGCATGTGAAGGGCCTGACCGCCATGCGCCGCGATGTGCGCGATCCGGGCACGTTCATGGCGATGGCGTCGGACCCGATGCTGGATTACCTGACCGATCTGGGCATCACCGCGATCGAATTGCTGCCCGCGCAGGCCTTCCTGACGGACCGCTTCCTGCATGAGAAGAAGCTGACGAATTACTGGGGCTACCAGACGCTTGGCTTCTTCGCGCCGGAACCGCGCTACATGGCCCGACAAGAGATCGCCGAGTTCCAGCAGATGGTCGCGCGCTTCCACGGCGCGGGCATCGAAGTCATCATGGACGTGGTCTACAATCACACCTGCGAGGGCAACGAGCTCGGCCCGACCCTGTCGTTCCGTGGCCTCGACAATGCCAGCTACTACCGTTTGGAAGATAATCCCCGCCACTACGTGAACGATACCGGCTGCGGCAACACGCTGAACGTGGATCATCCCATGGTGCTGCGCATGATCATGGACTCGCTGCGGTATTGGGTTGAGGTCATGCATGTGGATGGCTTCCGCTTCGACCTGTGCTCGACCCTGGGCCGGGCGGGAACGGGCGGCTTCGATCAGGGCGCCGCGTTCTTCGACGCCGTGAGGCAGGACCCGGTCCTGACCGGGGTGAAGCTGATCGCAGAGCCGTGGGACATCGGCCCCGGCGGATACCAGCTTGGTGGCTTCCCCCCGCCGTTCCTGGAGTGGAACGACAAGTTTCGCGACCGGGTGCGCATGTTCTGGCGCGGTGACGAAGGCTCGGTGCCGGGGCTGGCCGATCGTCTGACCGGATCGGCTTTGCAGTTCGATCACTCGGGCCGCCCTGCGACGGCGAGCGTTAACCTGTTGACGGCGCACGATGGTTTCACGCTACAGGACACCGTCAGCTACAACGAGAAGCACAACGACGCGAACGGCGAAGATGGCCGCGACGGCCACGGAGAGAATTACTCCGACAATCTGGGCGTCGAAGGACCGACCAAGGACGCCGAGATCAAAACGGCCCGCGCCCGGCGAAAGCGCAACATGATGGCCACGCTGATGCTGTCCCAAGGCACGCCCATGCTGCTGGCGGGCGATGAGATCGGCAACTCTCAGGGCGGGAACAACAACGCTTATGCGCAGGACAACGAGACGAGCTGGATCGACTGGTCGAAGGCCGATGAAGACTTTCATGCCTTCACCCGCGACATGATCGCGTTCCGGCGCGAGCATCCACTGCTGCGGCAAAAGCTGTTCCTGCATTCGCGCGAACGCTCGGTGGACGGGCGAGAGGATTTGTTCTGGTGGCAGTCGAACGGCAAGCCAATGACGCAGGCAGCGTGGGATGATGCCAGTCAGGATGCCATCGCGATGGAATTGCGCATGGCCAGCGGAACGCCGGAGTACGCCGAGACAGAGCAGGCGATCTTCGCGGTCTTCAACCGTGGCGATGCGCGCGACTGGAAGCTGCCGCCACCGCCCAAGGGCATGTCGTGGGACTGGCGGATCGACACGGCCGATCCTGACCGGGTGGGGGAATTGGTCTTTGACGCGGTGACGATCCCGGCGGACTCGGTGGCTGTCTTCGTGCTGTGGGGTTCGGAATGA
- the glgA gene encoding glycogen synthase GlgA, which translates to MRRVLSVASECVPFVKTGGLADVAGALPAALAAQGVEMHTLLPGYPQVLKQVEGEKVFAFDDLYGGPARVFFAQTSMGGLYVLDAPHLYDRNGTIYLTPEGHDWDDNPERYAALCRAGAEICRGATDWRPDIAHGHDWQAGLLPYFLKRDGTPVPSVMTIHNIAFAGQADADRMVALGLEPEDFTEDGFEFWGRISTLKAGLTTCDRITTVSPRYARELTTPAFGMGFDGLMTARRGDLVGILNGIDTDQWNPATDPAIRRFKTHRGKGPAKKALQKAFGLPPSDGPLAVVVSRLTAQKGLDVLLDVIPGYLHQGGQLALLGSGDKGLEHAWREAGALHENLGVQIGYDEGLSHRMMAGADAVLVPSRFEPCGLTQLYGLRYGALPVVARVGGLADTVIDANDAALKAGVPTGIVHAPDDAEALYLALMRMLELHAQPQTWSRMVRNAMAHPVGWDVSAGQYAALYEGLLAA; encoded by the coding sequence GTGAGACGCGTGCTATCGGTCGCGTCGGAATGCGTGCCCTTCGTGAAGACGGGCGGGTTGGCCGACGTGGCGGGTGCTCTTCCAGCGGCATTGGCAGCGCAGGGCGTGGAAATGCATACTCTGCTGCCGGGCTACCCGCAGGTCCTGAAGCAGGTCGAGGGCGAAAAGGTCTTCGCCTTCGATGATCTCTACGGTGGTCCGGCGCGTGTTTTCTTCGCGCAGACGTCGATGGGCGGTCTGTATGTGTTGGACGCGCCGCATCTGTATGACCGGAACGGCACGATCTATCTGACGCCAGAAGGCCATGATTGGGACGACAACCCCGAACGCTATGCGGCTCTGTGCCGGGCGGGGGCAGAGATTTGCCGGGGTGCGACCGACTGGCGGCCCGATATTGCGCATGGGCACGACTGGCAGGCAGGGCTGTTGCCGTACTTCCTGAAGCGCGACGGCACGCCGGTGCCGTCGGTGATGACGATCCACAACATCGCCTTCGCGGGGCAGGCGGATGCCGACCGGATGGTGGCGCTGGGGTTGGAACCGGAGGACTTCACCGAAGATGGGTTCGAGTTCTGGGGCCGCATCTCGACGCTGAAAGCCGGGCTAACGACCTGTGATCGGATCACGACCGTCAGCCCCCGGTACGCCCGCGAATTGACGACGCCCGCCTTCGGCATGGGCTTCGACGGGTTGATGACCGCGCGCCGGGGCGATCTGGTGGGCATCCTGAACGGGATCGACACCGATCAGTGGAACCCGGCCACCGACCCCGCGATCCGGCGCTTCAAGACCCACCGCGGAAAGGGACCCGCGAAGAAGGCGCTGCAAAAAGCCTTCGGGCTGCCGCCGTCGGACGGGCCATTGGCCGTGGTCGTCTCTCGGCTGACGGCGCAGAAGGGGCTGGATGTGCTGCTGGACGTGATCCCCGGCTATTTGCATCAGGGTGGGCAGCTTGCGTTGCTGGGATCGGGCGACAAGGGGTTGGAGCATGCTTGGCGCGAAGCCGGTGCGCTGCATGAGAATCTTGGCGTGCAGATCGGCTACGACGAAGGGCTGTCGCACCGTATGATGGCGGGGGCCGATGCGGTTCTGGTGCCCTCGCGGTTCGAGCCCTGCGGCCTGACCCAACTGTACGGTCTGCGCTACGGTGCTCTGCCGGTGGTGGCGCGCGTGGGCGGGTTGGCGGATACGGTGATCGACGCCAATGATGCCGCACTGAAGGCGGGCGTTCCCACGGGGATCGTACACGCGCCTGACGATGCGGAAGCCCTGTATCTTGCGCTGATGCGTATGCTAGAGCTTCACGCACAACCCCAGACCTGGTCGCGCATGGTCCGCAACGCGATGGCTCATCCAGTGGGCTGGGACGTGTCTGCCGGACAATACGCGGCCCTCTACGAAGGGCTGCTAGCCGCCTGA